One region of Sulfuriroseicoccus oceanibius genomic DNA includes:
- the ligA gene encoding NAD-dependent DNA ligase LigA, which translates to MDDLFANLDSDHSDSPQERMQELADEIRRHDVLYYQKAQPEISDAEYDKLFRELEKLERKHPKLADPNSPTQRVGGAPLDEFTSVEHLVPMLSIDDVFELSDDQLSTLPDGHPREAELIEFYQRLRKNTGQQKIPVTIEPKLDGVAVSLVYRDGALDYAATRGDGKRGDDITANVRTIQSVPLVLPDSAPALLEVRGEIFMPNSGFAKMNEERDEEGLPTFANPRNATAGTLKQLDSKEVAKRPLAFLAHGLGAYDGPTLASEDEFHLLLDTLGIPRNHPIWHASTLDDTLKAVAELNEKRHSFDYATDGAVVKVLDRNLRDTLGTTARAPRWAAAYKFLPEQAETTLNDITIQVGRTGVLTPVAELTPVLVSGTTVSRATLHNQDEINRKDVRIGDTVIIEKAGEIIPAVVKVVTEKRSADSQPFVLFDFVNGQCPSCHAPISQEEGFVAWRCTNFACPAQAVTSITQFASRKALDIDNLGTSVAEALVSQKLATTPLDLFSLDVYTLASLNLGTKYVPRLFGEKRAQKVIDALEKAKSQPLSRWLYAMGIRNIGESAAAELSRLHQSLTDIPNSEVITALADLPNYEALSVSKRKKENHPLLKDYQINADLGVIAAKSVLDYFQSDAGQAILSKLSEFGINPQSDNFAPKPAEQDTSDLPLTGLTFVITGTLSAPRPQFKKRIEQLGGKVSGSISSKTDYLLAGDNAGSKMTKAESLGVKVLDEESFEKMVD; encoded by the coding sequence ATGGACGACCTTTTCGCCAACCTCGACTCGGACCACTCGGACTCGCCACAAGAGCGCATGCAGGAACTCGCCGATGAGATCCGCCGCCATGACGTTCTCTACTACCAAAAGGCACAACCCGAAATCAGCGACGCCGAGTACGACAAGCTCTTCCGCGAACTCGAAAAGCTAGAGCGCAAACACCCCAAACTCGCCGACCCGAACTCGCCAACCCAACGCGTCGGCGGCGCTCCTTTGGATGAGTTCACCTCGGTAGAACACCTCGTACCGATGCTCTCTATCGATGATGTGTTCGAGCTCAGCGATGATCAATTGTCCACCCTCCCTGACGGGCACCCGCGCGAGGCAGAACTGATTGAGTTCTACCAACGCCTGCGCAAAAACACAGGCCAGCAGAAAATCCCGGTCACCATTGAACCGAAGCTCGACGGCGTCGCGGTCAGCCTCGTGTACCGGGATGGCGCACTCGATTACGCAGCCACCCGCGGCGACGGCAAACGGGGCGACGACATCACCGCCAATGTCCGGACCATCCAATCGGTACCGCTGGTGTTGCCGGATTCCGCTCCCGCACTGCTTGAAGTTCGCGGCGAAATTTTCATGCCCAACAGCGGGTTCGCCAAGATGAACGAGGAACGCGACGAAGAAGGGCTACCCACCTTCGCCAACCCGCGCAACGCCACAGCAGGCACCCTCAAACAACTCGACTCAAAGGAAGTCGCCAAGCGCCCTCTCGCCTTCCTCGCCCACGGCCTCGGCGCCTACGACGGCCCCACCCTCGCCTCGGAGGATGAATTTCACCTTTTGCTCGATACCCTCGGCATCCCACGCAACCACCCGATCTGGCACGCCAGCACCCTCGACGACACCCTGAAGGCCGTCGCCGAGCTCAACGAGAAGCGCCACAGCTTCGATTACGCCACAGACGGCGCCGTGGTGAAGGTGCTCGACCGCAACCTGCGCGACACACTCGGTACCACCGCCCGCGCTCCGCGCTGGGCCGCTGCCTATAAGTTCCTGCCGGAACAAGCGGAAACCACGCTCAATGACATCACCATCCAGGTCGGCCGCACCGGCGTCCTGACCCCTGTCGCGGAACTGACGCCTGTCCTCGTCTCCGGCACCACAGTCTCCCGGGCCACACTCCACAACCAGGATGAAATCAACCGCAAGGACGTGCGCATTGGCGACACCGTGATCATCGAAAAAGCCGGAGAGATCATTCCGGCCGTGGTGAAAGTCGTGACTGAAAAGCGTTCGGCGGACAGTCAGCCCTTCGTGCTCTTCGACTTCGTCAATGGACAGTGCCCGTCATGCCACGCGCCGATCAGCCAAGAGGAAGGCTTTGTCGCCTGGCGCTGCACCAACTTTGCCTGCCCGGCCCAAGCCGTCACCAGCATCACGCAGTTTGCTTCGCGCAAGGCACTGGACATCGACAACCTGGGCACAAGCGTCGCCGAGGCGCTGGTTTCCCAGAAGCTCGCCACGACACCTCTGGACCTCTTCTCGTTGGATGTCTACACACTCGCCTCGCTCAACCTCGGCACCAAGTACGTCCCCCGCTTGTTCGGTGAAAAACGCGCCCAAAAGGTGATCGACGCATTGGAGAAAGCAAAGAGCCAACCACTCTCCCGCTGGCTCTACGCCATGGGCATCCGCAATATCGGGGAATCCGCGGCCGCAGAACTGTCGCGCCTACACCAATCCCTCACTGACATCCCGAACTCGGAAGTCATCACCGCTCTGGCCGACCTCCCGAACTACGAAGCGCTCTCCGTCTCGAAGCGCAAAAAGGAGAACCATCCGCTGCTCAAGGACTACCAAATCAACGCAGACCTCGGCGTCATCGCCGCCAAAAGCGTCCTCGATTATTTCCAGTCCGACGCCGGCCAGGCCATCCTCAGCAAACTCAGCGAATTTGGGATCAATCCTCAGTCGGACAACTTCGCTCCCAAGCCCGCGGAGCAAGACACGTCCGACCTCCCACTGACCGGACTCACCTTCGTCATCACCGGCACCCTGAGCGCCCCGCGCCCACAGTTTAAGAAGCGCATCGAACAACTTGGTGGCAAAGTCTCGGGCTCAATCTCCAGCAAAACCGACTACCTCCTCGCCGGTGACAACGCGGGCTCGAAAATGACCAAGGCCGAATCCCTCGGCGTCAAAGTCCTCGATGAAGAGAGCTTCGAAAAAATGGTCGACTAA
- a CDS encoding DNA-3-methyladenine glycosylase I yields the protein MKRCPWVTDDPIYIEYHDHQWGVPVHDDRMLFEMLILEGAQAGLSWLTVLKKRDNYRRIFHNFEIDRVAAMTDTELEEALLDPGIIRNRLKVTSARRNALAAQKVIAEFGSLDTYFWQWVDGQPIVNRPKSLEEYAATSEISDALSKDLKKRGFNFVGSTIIYAFMQAIGMMDDHSADCALAHSR from the coding sequence ATGAAACGCTGCCCGTGGGTCACCGACGACCCGATCTACATTGAGTATCACGACCATCAGTGGGGAGTTCCGGTGCATGACGACCGGATGCTCTTTGAGATGCTGATCCTTGAGGGTGCTCAGGCCGGGCTCTCATGGCTGACCGTGCTCAAAAAGCGCGACAACTACCGCCGTATCTTCCACAACTTTGAGATCGACCGCGTGGCAGCCATGACCGATACCGAGCTCGAGGAGGCACTGCTGGATCCAGGTATCATCCGAAACCGGCTCAAAGTCACCTCCGCCCGCCGCAACGCACTGGCAGCCCAGAAAGTCATCGCTGAGTTCGGCTCGCTCGACACCTATTTCTGGCAGTGGGTGGACGGCCAACCCATCGTCAACCGGCCAAAATCCCTGGAGGAATACGCCGCCACCTCGGAGATCTCCGACGCACTCTCCAAGGACCTCAAGAAGCGCGGATTCAACTTCGTCGGCTCGACGATCATCTATGCCTTCATGCAAGCCATCGGCATGATGGACGATCACTCCGCCGACTGTGCTCTGGCCCACTCCCGATGA
- a CDS encoding tetratricopeptide repeat protein: protein MKKPPSFLKLIAAASVMAAGTVSIHAQDINKDFSKGVTFLQDGNSQAAYETFDAIIRAHSGKANEIGPVFGSIYFHRGVAAMRKQDWEKAASDFTTCFSQFKNVADANKSKNMYQTMAMYQAAVCQRMSGQYAEALKNFEAFEKRAGDKNIPDRQTVAFNRGDLKAHMAFCYASEGKPKLAAAALHDNYTDDGKRDPKTGSQFKANPMLNEQSLIATLKAFLDTEDSEGGIEFIRENRQYINRDAGLRYQFAQSMGALGAVANQAGDYGYAMALLSIVPMTDESLEWLRQAKGGVEAMDRPGGVKSPLGKQIEAIEAKIAKDVAEGNPIEVLVLETMGAIYEANRNFEGSYAVFEELLAKFPKAERRSFLLYRAANAAYVTGRVNECQKYADAFIQEFPDHELRDRVENMRILGIFLNGQYERALTVLETAIIPEGSDLEDMAMYVRGASNYFLGNWNEAATVLGDHVNKYRESESQYVESTMFFLADTQARLGDFRKAGAMLDKYLEKYPEGQLLDRALYSRAMAHFYLDETDAAQKRLNDFFSQAPDSLVRDEAYKLFGDVIYSSENPDVESARKQYQRALETAQEFAHDNVAADALQSLLILSNDEQEWDKSVEIYETYFEKYPEGFNRAKIAVNGLKPLEEVGRLDEGLEKVAELIVDLGSQRDAFGVEDLITAYSQTAVKGGMELEELRDKLLNLPVSGSAEVTRAMLLMAVIDAYEDAIKQEKDEARKRLLAGTVSALYRQMEDRFAPDRLSNYILIRVGQQLVDRGRSAEAEKYLKEILVRDDTAYQTDARYALAELNMKQGGAGDLDESVQILRDLLDNNPNEKAASREKWTVLLGNALMKAEKWKEAEAVWDGYLKEGWRSFVIEATFKMGVSRQESGDDGGAQACYTNVVASDPGYLEYSLPSWKRMADIFRDNGRNQDAYDTLHNMISRVGHLEEKDEQGIIRDARVTMEALAAGGGVVEKPLPAE, encoded by the coding sequence ATGAAAAAACCACCTAGCTTTCTCAAACTGATCGCAGCCGCCAGTGTGATGGCGGCAGGTACAGTGAGTATTCACGCTCAAGACATCAATAAAGACTTCTCCAAGGGGGTGACGTTCCTCCAAGACGGGAACTCCCAGGCGGCCTACGAGACTTTTGATGCCATTATTCGCGCTCACAGCGGCAAAGCGAATGAGATCGGACCTGTGTTTGGTTCGATTTACTTTCACCGCGGTGTGGCAGCGATGCGCAAACAAGACTGGGAAAAGGCGGCGTCCGACTTCACGACCTGTTTCTCTCAGTTCAAGAACGTCGCGGATGCCAATAAGTCGAAGAACATGTACCAGACCATGGCGATGTACCAAGCCGCTGTCTGTCAGCGGATGTCTGGTCAGTACGCCGAGGCGCTGAAGAATTTCGAGGCCTTTGAGAAGCGCGCTGGTGACAAGAACATTCCGGACCGTCAGACGGTTGCCTTTAACCGTGGCGACCTGAAGGCGCACATGGCGTTCTGCTATGCCAGCGAGGGTAAGCCAAAGCTGGCAGCTGCCGCGCTTCACGACAATTACACGGATGACGGCAAGCGTGATCCAAAGACGGGTAGCCAATTCAAGGCGAACCCAATGCTCAATGAGCAGTCGCTGATCGCCACGCTCAAGGCATTCCTCGATACCGAGGACAGCGAGGGCGGGATTGAGTTCATCCGTGAGAACCGGCAGTACATCAACCGCGACGCGGGTCTGCGCTATCAGTTCGCTCAGTCGATGGGCGCACTCGGAGCTGTCGCCAATCAGGCAGGCGATTACGGTTACGCGATGGCATTGCTTTCCATCGTGCCAATGACCGATGAGTCGCTCGAGTGGCTGCGCCAGGCGAAAGGTGGAGTCGAAGCAATGGATCGTCCAGGGGGCGTGAAGTCACCACTTGGCAAGCAGATCGAAGCGATTGAGGCGAAGATTGCCAAGGATGTGGCCGAGGGGAATCCAATCGAAGTGTTGGTTCTTGAGACCATGGGGGCGATTTACGAGGCCAACCGCAACTTCGAAGGAAGCTATGCCGTGTTTGAAGAGTTGCTGGCTAAGTTCCCCAAGGCGGAGCGTCGTTCGTTCCTGCTCTACCGCGCGGCGAATGCGGCGTACGTGACTGGCCGTGTGAACGAATGCCAGAAGTACGCCGATGCGTTCATCCAAGAGTTCCCGGATCACGAGCTGCGCGATCGTGTGGAGAACATGCGTATCCTGGGGATTTTCCTCAATGGTCAGTACGAGCGTGCGTTGACTGTGTTGGAGACGGCCATCATTCCTGAAGGTTCGGATCTTGAGGATATGGCGATGTACGTCCGTGGTGCTTCGAACTATTTCCTCGGCAACTGGAACGAAGCGGCGACCGTACTCGGTGACCACGTCAACAAGTACAGGGAGTCTGAGAGCCAGTACGTGGAGAGTACCATGTTCTTCCTCGCGGACACGCAGGCGCGTTTGGGTGACTTCCGTAAGGCGGGAGCCATGCTCGACAAATATTTGGAGAAGTACCCTGAGGGGCAGCTACTCGACCGCGCGCTCTACTCGCGTGCGATGGCGCACTTCTACCTCGACGAAACGGATGCCGCTCAGAAGCGTCTCAACGACTTCTTCAGCCAAGCTCCGGACTCGCTGGTGCGTGACGAAGCTTACAAGTTGTTTGGTGACGTGATCTACAGCAGCGAAAACCCTGACGTGGAGTCGGCGCGCAAGCAGTACCAGCGTGCGCTGGAGACCGCTCAGGAGTTCGCTCACGACAACGTGGCGGCTGATGCTTTGCAGAGCTTGCTGATCTTGTCCAATGACGAGCAGGAGTGGGACAAGTCGGTGGAGATCTACGAGACCTACTTCGAGAAGTATCCAGAGGGCTTCAACCGCGCGAAGATCGCGGTGAACGGTCTCAAGCCGCTGGAAGAGGTGGGGCGTCTCGATGAAGGATTGGAAAAAGTTGCTGAACTGATCGTCGACCTCGGAAGCCAGCGTGACGCGTTCGGTGTGGAAGATCTGATCACCGCATACTCGCAGACCGCGGTGAAGGGCGGCATGGAATTGGAGGAGTTGCGCGACAAGTTGCTTAACCTCCCAGTGAGCGGCAGCGCCGAGGTGACTCGCGCGATGCTTCTGATGGCGGTGATCGACGCCTATGAGGACGCGATCAAGCAGGAGAAGGACGAAGCGCGTAAGCGTTTGCTCGCAGGTACTGTTTCCGCGCTCTACCGTCAGATGGAGGATCGTTTCGCTCCGGACCGCCTCTCCAACTACATCCTGATCCGGGTTGGCCAGCAGCTGGTGGATCGTGGTCGTAGTGCGGAAGCCGAGAAGTACCTCAAGGAGATCCTTGTGCGTGACGACACTGCTTACCAGACCGACGCGCGTTACGCCTTGGCTGAGCTCAACATGAAGCAGGGCGGTGCCGGCGATTTGGATGAATCGGTTCAGATTCTGCGCGACTTGCTCGACAACAACCCGAACGAAAAGGCAGCCAGCCGCGAGAAGTGGACTGTGCTGCTGGGTAATGCGTTGATGAAGGCCGAGAAGTGGAAGGAAGCCGAGGCTGTCTGGGATGGCTACCTTAAGGAAGGGTGGAGAAGCTTCGTGATCGAAGCCACCTTCAAGATGGGGGTCAGCCGTCAGGAGTCGGGCGACGACGGAGGGGCTCAGGCCTGCTACACCAACGTGGTGGCTTCGGATCCCGGGTACCTTGAGTACTCGCTGCCATCCTGGAAGCGCATGGCGGACATCTTCCGCGATAATGGTCGCAACCAAGACGCTTATGACACGCTGCACAACATGATCAGCCGTGTCGGCCACTTGGAAGAGAAGGATGAACAAGGCATCATTCGTGACGCCCGCGTGACGATGGAAGCCCTCGCCGCCGGTGGAGGCGTGGTGGAAAAGCCACTGCCTGCCGAGTAG
- a CDS encoding acetyl-CoA carboxylase carboxyltransferase subunit alpha, with protein sequence MTHQILEFEKPIVALEEKLHQLLDESQRSDIDLSDQINEMRARLIETKEEIYANLTPWQRVQIARHTQRPFMLDYVGHCFDDFLELHGDRHIGDDQSMPGGIARLDGMACVVLGHQKGRDTKENLLRNFGSAHPEGYRKSLRLMRMAEKFNMPIVAFIDTPGAFPGIGAEERNIAEAIAFNLREMMRIKTPIVAVVIGEGGSGGALGIGVADRVLMMENAYYSVISPEGCAAILWKHRKHAPEAAEAMKIAAPDLAELGLIDGVINEPKGGAHQNPESAAAALKGAIAAQIAELTKLDDEELLNQRYEKYRKFGEWTEA encoded by the coding sequence ATGACCCATCAAATTCTTGAATTCGAAAAGCCGATTGTGGCATTGGAAGAGAAGCTCCACCAGCTTCTGGACGAATCCCAGCGCAGCGATATCGATCTGAGTGATCAGATCAACGAGATGCGTGCGCGGCTGATCGAGACCAAAGAAGAGATTTACGCCAACCTCACACCATGGCAGCGTGTTCAGATCGCTCGCCACACCCAGCGTCCGTTCATGCTCGATTATGTAGGCCATTGCTTCGACGACTTCCTCGAGTTGCACGGCGACCGTCACATTGGTGACGATCAGTCGATGCCTGGAGGCATTGCGCGTTTGGATGGAATGGCCTGTGTGGTGCTCGGACATCAGAAAGGCCGCGACACCAAGGAGAACCTGCTGCGCAACTTCGGCAGCGCGCACCCGGAAGGGTACCGCAAGTCGCTGCGCCTGATGCGCATGGCTGAGAAGTTCAATATGCCGATCGTTGCCTTCATCGACACCCCGGGTGCTTTCCCTGGTATCGGTGCTGAAGAGCGCAACATCGCTGAAGCGATTGCTTTCAACTTGCGTGAGATGATGCGGATCAAGACTCCAATCGTGGCTGTCGTGATTGGTGAAGGTGGATCGGGTGGTGCACTGGGTATCGGTGTTGCCGACCGTGTGTTGATGATGGAAAACGCATACTACTCGGTGATCAGCCCTGAAGGATGTGCTGCGATTCTCTGGAAGCACCGCAAGCACGCGCCCGAAGCTGCCGAGGCGATGAAGATTGCCGCTCCTGATCTTGCCGAGCTTGGCTTGATCGACGGAGTGATCAACGAGCCAAAGGGTGGCGCGCACCAAAACCCAGAGAGCGCAGCTGCTGCGTTGAAGGGTGCCATTGCCGCACAGATCGCGGAGCTCACCAAGCTCGATGACGAGGAATTGCTCAACCAGCGCTACGAGAAGTACCGCAAGTTCGGTGAGTGGACCGAAGCCTGA
- a CDS encoding TatD family hydrolase, whose product MFIIQPHYHAIARTAQDYERMAMSGVVAVAEPAFWAGFDRDYPETFLDYFKQITEFEPTRAAQYGIRHFSWVAVNPKEAENPELTDAVCAEMPKYFKNKNVLGVGEIGLHKSTPNEIAGFEQQIQLALDHDQLILIHTPHLNDKLHGTKKTLEILENFSDLDRKRVWIDHVEEHTVKMVLDAGYWAGMTLYPQTKMTGERAADILEMYGWDRMLVNSSADWGPSDPFTLQECVMECRRRGLDRQELLDIFHNNPCRFLSQCPNWDIAPIKVVDDPLTT is encoded by the coding sequence ATGTTCATCATTCAACCTCACTACCACGCGATTGCCCGAACCGCGCAGGACTACGAGCGCATGGCCATGTCTGGCGTTGTCGCCGTCGCCGAACCCGCCTTCTGGGCCGGTTTTGACCGCGACTACCCGGAAACCTTCCTCGACTACTTCAAGCAGATCACTGAATTCGAGCCAACGCGTGCCGCTCAATACGGGATCCGCCATTTCAGCTGGGTCGCGGTGAACCCGAAGGAAGCAGAAAACCCAGAGCTGACCGACGCCGTCTGCGCCGAGATGCCAAAGTATTTCAAGAACAAGAACGTGCTCGGTGTCGGCGAGATCGGACTCCATAAATCCACACCGAACGAGATCGCTGGGTTTGAGCAACAAATCCAACTCGCTCTGGATCACGACCAGCTCATTCTTATCCACACCCCGCACCTCAACGACAAGCTCCACGGCACCAAGAAAACTCTCGAGATCCTCGAAAACTTCTCAGACCTCGATCGCAAACGCGTTTGGATCGACCACGTCGAGGAACACACCGTCAAGATGGTGCTCGATGCCGGCTATTGGGCTGGCATGACCCTCTACCCACAAACCAAAATGACCGGCGAACGCGCCGCTGACATCCTTGAGATGTACGGCTGGGACCGCATGCTGGTGAACTCCTCGGCAGACTGGGGCCCGAGCGACCCATTCACCCTGCAGGAATGCGTCATGGAGTGCCGGCGCCGCGGCCTCGACCGTCAGGAACTCCTCGACATCTTCCACAACAACCCATGCAGGTTCCTGTCCCAATGCCCAAATTGGGACATCGCGCCAATTAAGGTTGTTGATGACCCGCTGACCACGTAA
- a CDS encoding P-II family nitrogen regulator yields the protein MKKIESIIKPFKLEDVKEALSEIGVQGMTVTEVKGFGRQKGHTEIYRGSEYTVDFLPKVKLEIVVDDDRVDDVVDAIVKSANTGKIGDGKVFVSPVDQAIRIRTGETGSDAVATN from the coding sequence ATGAAAAAAATCGAATCCATCATCAAGCCCTTCAAACTCGAAGACGTTAAGGAAGCCCTCTCGGAGATCGGCGTGCAAGGCATGACCGTGACCGAAGTCAAAGGTTTCGGCCGCCAGAAGGGCCACACCGAAATCTACCGCGGCTCGGAGTACACCGTCGACTTCCTGCCAAAAGTGAAGCTCGAAATCGTGGTGGACGACGACCGTGTCGACGACGTCGTCGATGCAATCGTCAAGAGCGCCAACACCGGCAAGATCGGCGACGGCAAAGTCTTCGTCTCGCCTGTAGACCAGGCAATCCGCATCCGTACCGGAGAAACCGGCTCGGACGCTGTGGCCACCAACTAA
- a CDS encoding glycoside hydrolase family 10 protein yields MTTSRRQFITTSALAAASALVPAPLTALAAPARRGPAEFRGGWVASVYNLDWPSRPGLSPAAAKAELIRLIDRMQALHMNAMIFQVRPNGDALYRSSIEPSSHWLTGSMGARLSWDPLEVAVEECHRRGMELHAWFNPFRALSGLKKAPSRKHLSRRRPDWVRTMGKHIWFDPAEPGVQNHALKVITDVVRRYDIDGVHLDDYFYPYPKKKAGRRIEEFPDMHAFQKSGMTNRDAWRRANINHFVKNLYHQVHETRQSVKVGISPFGIWRPGVPAGTNAMLDAYNDLAADSHFWLRQGWVDYMSPQLYWADGGEQSFSALLQWWQSINPKGRHIWPGIDITGERGHATSMVSRQVRITRTTRQAPAPGQVLWRTGQLLDSRKHIAQMLRRDLYNTPATIPPCPWLA; encoded by the coding sequence GTGACGACCAGCCGCCGCCAATTCATCACCACGTCCGCGCTCGCCGCAGCATCCGCTCTCGTCCCTGCCCCACTCACCGCTTTAGCCGCCCCCGCACGCCGCGGACCGGCTGAGTTCCGCGGCGGATGGGTCGCTTCCGTCTACAACCTGGACTGGCCGAGCCGTCCCGGGCTCTCACCAGCGGCGGCCAAAGCGGAACTGATCCGCCTCATCGACCGCATGCAGGCCCTTCACATGAATGCCATGATCTTTCAAGTGAGGCCGAATGGCGACGCACTCTACCGCTCGTCCATCGAGCCCTCCAGCCACTGGCTCACGGGATCCATGGGCGCACGCCTGAGCTGGGATCCTCTTGAAGTTGCGGTCGAAGAATGCCACCGCCGCGGCATGGAGCTCCACGCTTGGTTCAACCCGTTCCGTGCACTCTCGGGTTTGAAAAAGGCACCATCCCGCAAACACCTCAGCCGCAGACGGCCGGACTGGGTGCGCACCATGGGCAAACACATTTGGTTCGATCCCGCGGAGCCAGGCGTCCAAAACCACGCGCTGAAAGTCATCACCGATGTCGTCCGCCGCTACGACATCGACGGCGTCCACCTCGACGACTACTTCTACCCCTACCCGAAGAAGAAAGCCGGACGCCGTATCGAAGAATTCCCAGACATGCACGCATTCCAGAAGAGCGGCATGACCAACCGGGACGCTTGGCGCCGAGCCAACATCAACCACTTCGTCAAGAACCTGTACCATCAAGTCCACGAAACACGCCAAAGCGTCAAAGTCGGCATCTCCCCGTTCGGGATCTGGCGCCCAGGCGTACCAGCCGGCACCAACGCCATGCTTGACGCCTACAACGACTTGGCGGCGGACTCGCATTTCTGGCTCCGCCAAGGCTGGGTCGACTACATGAGCCCACAGCTCTACTGGGCTGACGGCGGTGAGCAATCCTTCTCCGCACTCCTTCAATGGTGGCAAAGCATCAATCCAAAAGGCCGCCACATCTGGCCTGGGATCGATATCACCGGCGAGCGCGGACACGCGACCTCGATGGTCTCGCGCCAGGTACGCATTACCCGCACCACCCGTCAGGCCCCGGCGCCCGGACAAGTCCTCTGGCGCACCGGCCAACTACTCG